One stretch of Vogesella indigofera DNA includes these proteins:
- a CDS encoding low molecular weight protein-tyrosine-phosphatase gives MKNKTLPSARFRVLFVCTGNICRSPTAHAILARDVGRAGLAAQIAVDSAGTSAWHAGEAADPRTVAAALRHGVDMSALRARPFRPQDWQQFDLILVAGYDHLAQLRRQMPADWPGELALMLADAEVPDPYYGEEAGFEAVFALLEQASRNWLDKARAKLPAI, from the coding sequence ATGAAAAACAAAACCCTGCCGTCTGCCCGTTTCCGGGTGCTGTTCGTGTGCACCGGCAACATCTGTCGCTCGCCGACCGCGCACGCCATCCTCGCACGTGACGTTGGCCGCGCCGGTCTGGCGGCGCAGATCGCGGTCGACTCCGCCGGGACTTCGGCCTGGCATGCCGGCGAAGCGGCGGATCCGCGCACGGTAGCGGCGGCGCTGCGCCACGGTGTCGACATGAGCGCGTTGCGGGCACGGCCTTTCCGGCCGCAAGACTGGCAGCAGTTTGATCTGATCCTAGTTGCCGGTTACGATCATTTGGCACAATTGCGGCGGCAGATGCCGGCTGACTGGCCGGGAGAGCTGGCACTGATGCTGGCGGATGCCGAGGTGCCGGATCCCTACTATGGCGAGGAGGCCGGTTTTGAAGCGGTGTTTGCCTTGCTGGAGCAGGCGTCGCGCAACTGGCTGGACAAGGCCAGGGCGAAGTTGCCTGCGATATAA
- a CDS encoding chemotaxis protein CheB — protein sequence MPRKEGLDFKPLEVAPSHTADAILPRQPGRLALGRQAVIAIGSSTGGTEALRVLLTALPEQMPPIIITQHMPEMFTKSFAARLDSLCKLRVKEAEDGERLQPGVVYIAPGHSHLLIKPASTIGYAISLHQGPPVNRHKPSVDVMFRAAANVIGRNAIGVILTGMGRDGASGMGELKEAGAHNIAQDEASCVVFGMPKEAIALGGAHEVLPLNNIAARLIALCSQRQHQD from the coding sequence ATGCCGCGTAAAGAAGGGCTGGATTTCAAGCCGCTGGAAGTCGCGCCCAGTCACACTGCCGACGCCATCCTGCCGCGCCAGCCTGGCCGGCTGGCACTGGGGCGCCAGGCGGTCATCGCCATCGGGTCGTCCACCGGTGGCACTGAAGCGTTGCGGGTGTTGCTGACCGCGCTGCCGGAGCAGATGCCGCCGATCATCATCACCCAGCACATGCCGGAAATGTTCACCAAGTCCTTTGCCGCGCGGCTGGATTCGCTGTGCAAGCTGCGGGTCAAGGAAGCGGAAGACGGCGAGCGCTTGCAGCCGGGCGTGGTCTATATTGCGCCGGGCCATTCCCACCTGCTGATCAAGCCGGCCAGCACTATCGGCTACGCCATCAGCCTGCACCAGGGGCCGCCGGTCAACCGCCACAAGCCGTCGGTGGACGTGATGTTCCGCGCTGCGGCCAACGTTATCGGCCGCAATGCCATCGGCGTGATCCTGACCGGTATGGGGCGCGATGGCGCCTCCGGCATGGGGGAGCTGAAAGAAGCGGGCGCCCACAATATCGCGCAGGATGAGGCGTCCTGCGTGGTGTTCGGCATGCCGAAGGAGGCCATCGCCCTCGGCGGCGCCCATGAAGTGCTGCCACTCAACAATATTGCCGCGCGCCTGATCGCGCTGTGCAGCCAGCGCCAGCATCAGGACTAA
- a CDS encoding sigma-54-dependent transcriptional regulator, translating into MKYLPVLVVEDDADLREALVDTLVLSGYAVLEAADGQSALQVLRDNAVGLVVSDAQMQPMDGYTLFQQVKATYPALPFVLMTAYGVIERAIDLLRAGASHYLLKPFEPQQLIAEVEKYLLPEPEGDAELLAYSAPMKRLLAIARQVAPSDASVLISGPSGAGKEVLARFIHRHSRRSAAPFVAVNCAAIPDNLLESTLFGHEKGAFTGAANVLPGKFEQAQGGTILLDEITEMPLPLQAKLLRVLQEREVERVGGTRTIKLDIRVLATSNREVQEEVAAGRFREDLFFRLNVFPLAVPALGERTEDILPLARKLLDKHANAVSKPRLTLGKDAERELTAYSWEGNIRELDNVMQRAAILAAGPEVSAVDLMLSPSAMVLPVATDSAVDESDLGMKAVEKRHILDALQACGGVKKLAAERLGISERTLRYKLQRYREEDAGPV; encoded by the coding sequence ATGAAATATTTGCCTGTCCTGGTTGTGGAAGATGATGCCGACCTGCGCGAAGCGCTGGTCGATACCCTGGTGCTGTCCGGTTACGCGGTGCTGGAGGCGGCGGATGGCCAGTCGGCCTTGCAGGTGTTGCGCGACAACGCGGTCGGACTGGTGGTGTCGGATGCGCAGATGCAGCCGATGGACGGCTACACCCTGTTCCAGCAGGTCAAGGCCACCTATCCGGCTTTGCCCTTCGTGCTGATGACCGCCTATGGCGTGATCGAGCGTGCGATTGACCTGCTGCGTGCCGGCGCCAGCCACTACCTGCTGAAACCGTTCGAGCCGCAGCAGCTGATTGCCGAGGTGGAAAAATACCTGCTGCCGGAGCCGGAAGGCGACGCGGAACTGCTGGCCTATTCCGCGCCGATGAAACGCTTGCTGGCCATCGCGCGGCAGGTGGCGCCCAGCGACGCCAGCGTGCTGATCAGCGGCCCCAGTGGTGCCGGCAAGGAGGTGCTGGCCCGCTTCATCCACCGCCACTCGCGGCGCAGCGCGGCGCCGTTCGTCGCCGTCAACTGCGCGGCGATCCCCGACAACCTGCTGGAATCGACCCTGTTCGGTCACGAGAAGGGCGCCTTCACCGGTGCGGCCAACGTGCTGCCCGGCAAGTTCGAACAGGCGCAGGGCGGTACCATCCTGCTCGATGAAATCACTGAAATGCCGCTGCCCTTGCAGGCCAAGCTGTTGCGCGTGCTGCAGGAGCGCGAAGTGGAGCGCGTCGGCGGCACGCGCACCATCAAGCTGGACATCCGCGTGCTGGCCACCAGCAACCGTGAGGTGCAAGAAGAAGTCGCGGCCGGCCGCTTCCGCGAAGACCTGTTTTTCCGCCTCAATGTATTCCCGCTGGCGGTGCCGGCGCTGGGAGAGCGCACCGAAGATATTTTGCCGCTGGCGCGAAAATTGCTCGATAAGCACGCTAATGCCGTTTCCAAGCCGCGTCTGACCCTGGGCAAGGACGCGGAGCGTGAATTGACGGCCTATAGTTGGGAAGGTAACATCCGCGAGCTGGATAATGTGATGCAGCGGGCGGCAATTCTTGCCGCCGGGCCGGAAGTTTCTGCCGTCGATCTGATGCTGTCGCCATCGGCGATGGTGCTGCCGGTGGCAACGGACAGCGCCGTTGACGAATCCGACCTGGGTATGAAGGCGGTGGAGAAACGTCACATTCTTGATGCGCTGCAGGCGTGCGGGGGCGTCAAGAAACTGGCTGCAGAGCGCCTTGGCATTAGCGAAAGGACGTTGCGCTACAAGTTGCAGCGTTATCGTGAAGAAGACGCCGGTCCGGTTTGA